GCGCCCCGGCCGGTGCCGGCAAACGGCTCTACGGCCGACGCCGCAACGACCCCAAACGCACCTACATCACCGGGCTGCCACCCGAACGCCACACCGGGCCGGACGGCCACACCCACCTGCATCACCTGGTCGCCGACGACGGCGGCGTCTACGAGCTCGACCGGGCGTGGCGCCGCAGCGACCCCGGCGTCCGCCAGCAGCTGCTCGTCCCAACCCGCCTCGAGCGGTTGGTCGACGACCGGGACGAGTACTACTTCGCGGTCACCCTGACCGGAAAGTGCACGCACAGCAGTTTCGACGTCACCTTCCACCTGCGCGACCACCAGCCCGAGCCCGGCGGGGAGCTGTCCTGGAAGTCGCAGGTCGCCAACATCCGGATCTTGCCCGAGGCGCTGATCGAGCGCTACGCGGTCGTGTTCGGTCGCCGCAACCAGATCGAGTCGTTCTTCTCCTGGCTGGAGCAGCGGTTCCGGCACAAGGACCGTCACGCCTCCTACGGCATCGACTCCGAACGCCTCGACCTCGCCGCCGTCGCCCTGCTCGAGAACGTCCGGGCCTGGGGGCACCTCGCGCTACGCCACCCCCGCCACGCCGAAGCCCTCGCCGCGCAGCTCGCCGAGATCGCGCACACCACCACCGTGGCCGGCGACTCCCCGCCCACCCCAACGCCCCGGCGCTCGGTCCTGGACGGCAGCCCGTCCACGCCGATCGTCCGGGCGAGTGTGCCCGTCGGCGTGCCCGTCACGCTGCCTCGTGTCGAGGTGCCCGCAGGCGTCGGAGCGTGGCCTGCCGGTCGGAGGCAGTAGCGGCGTGGTGGGCGGCCAGGGCGTTATTGAGCAGCCCGTAGCACAGGACGTCGAGCAGCTGCCGGGCCGCGCCCAGGCTCATCGCCCGGTCCACCAGCAGGCTGCGCTTGAAGTGGGCGTTGAACGCCTCGGCGTCGTTGCGCAGCCCGTACAACCGGGTGAAGTCCTCCTCGCCCTCGGCGATGACGCGCACCGCATCGGCGCGGCGGTGATCCGGGTCCCCGGGTTCGCCGTGCGGGGTCACCCAGGCCAGGAACACTCCCTGCGGGCAGGGGATCTCGTAGGCGACGTTGAAGTGGTAGCCACCGTGCAACCGGCGGGACCGCTTGACCTGTTTGCGGGGCAGCCGGCTCACCACGACCGGGGTGCCGGCGTCGTCGGTGCCGATCTCACTGACCGCACCGTCGACCGCGGCCAGGGTGTGCCGGCAGACGCCGGTTGGGGTGTCGTGTTCCCACTGGCCGAGCGGGTGCCAGCGTGGCGCCGCCGGGGGTTTCTGCTGGCCGGCGGCGCGCTGCTTACGGCTCCGGGTCTTGCTCGAGGCGTGGACCTTGTTGACCACCAGCAGCCCGCACTCGCGCATCAGCTCGTCGATGTGCACCCCGCGCAACGCGCCGTCGTAGACGACGACCTGCATCCCCGCCCCGGCCACCACGTGCAATGCCTTGATGCCGGCCACGGCCGCCTCGGCCTCGCCGCCGGGGCGTTCGGTCCGATGGACGCCGAGCACGACCCGCTGATGCGCCCGGTCGCCCCGGGCGTAGAGGGCCACGAAGTTCTGCCCGTGGACTGGGCCGGCGTGGCCGTGGAAGTCGGCGGCGTCCGGGTCGAAGCGGCGCCGCGGCGACGCGATCGGGTTGCCGTCCGGGTCCAGGTACTCGACCTTGGTGAGGCCGGTGGCCGGGTCGGTGACCCGCCGGGCCGCCGGCGGCCGGTACATCGGCCGCACCACGGTGCCGTCGCCGTAGACGGTGCGGCTGCGGTCCGGGTGGGTCAGCGACCCGGGCCCGTCCGGCCGCAGCAACCCGAGCTGCCGGGCCTGCTCGACCGCGGCGCGGGTGAACTCCTCCCGCAGCGCGTCCAACACCTCGGGGTCGGTGAAGTAGTGGTTGCGGGCGTACTTCCACGCGTCCCACCCCGGTGGCACCGGGCCGGCCGGCGAGATCTCCAGCTCCGGGTCCTCCGCCCGCATCCAGTCGGCGGCGTCGAGGATGAGCTGCCAGGTGCCGGGGTGGCGCAGCTCGTTCTCCACCCGCACCCCCGACCGGTACACCCGGGCCAGCACCCCGTACCCGAGCAGCACCCACGCCGGGTGCTGCGCCGGCCGGCCGGTGCCCTGCCGCGTCGGCAACAGCGCCGCCAGCCGGTACAGCGCCGGCAGCGAGAACACCGCCCGGACCTGATCGGCGGTGGTCAGCACCTCGCTGCGCACCGCCCGCAGCTTCCTCATCGGCCCTCCCCTCCCCGGCTGCGGCGACCTCGACCGGTCGCGGCGGCCCGCCAGTCGAGGCCGATGTCGGTCGCGGCCTCGTCCAGCGACCGGTGCCCGAGCGCCAGCGCCGCCTGCTCGATCGAGCCAGTCCGCTCGTAGATGACGCGCCCGGCCCAGTGCCGCACCGACCCCGGCCGCACGTCCGGCTCCCGGCCCAGGCCGGCCTGGTTCAACACCGCCCGCAGCGCCGTGCAGGCGGCCGCCTGCGCCTTCGCCCCGCCCGGCGGCCGGCGCCCGCCGTAGGCCAGCAGCGTCTGCCCGTCCGCGCCGGCCGCGTGCAGCTCCACCACGCGCCGCGCGACGACCGCCCGACCCCACTCGCTCAGCACGCCCACCCTGGGCTCGTGCCGGCGGGTGCCTGGCAGCGCCACCCCGGTCGCTCCGACCCCATGGCGGACGTCGGCGACCCGCACGGCCGCGATCTCGCTGCTCACCGCGGTCGCTTCGGCCAGCGCCCACACCGTCGCCCGCACCGGTGACCACAGCTGCGGATGCCCGTACGCGCTCAACCGGGCCAGGCCGAGCTCGTCGTCGGTCAGCGGCCTGGCGGCCAGCTCGCCGCGCGGCGGCAGCTGCAGGTCGAGCGTCGGGTCGCCGTTCGCCAGTCCGAGCGCGCGCAGTGACCGGTACAACGCCCGCAGCGCGGTCCGCCGCGCGTGCATCGTCGCCAACTGCGGCGCCCTCCCGGACCCGGTAGCCGCCCGGACGAACTCCTCCGCCTGCCGCGGCGTCACCGCCGCGAACGACGACGTGCCCCGGAAGGCGAGCCGCTGGGCGAACCGCGACACCGTCTCGCCCATCCGAAGCTGCGTCTGCTCGGTCAACGCCACCGAACTCGCCCAATGCGCCTGGACCCGCGCGAGCGTCTCCTTCAAATCACACCGTGTGCCGGACGTGTTGCACCCCGAACCCGGCGACGCCGTCCTGCTCAGATGGCTGGACACCTCTTGCGTCGACATCACCCGTCGGCCCATCCCGACCCCTTCCCGGCCACCGATTGGACGGCCGAAGGGTGCGGGCCACCGACGTCACGGCATTCGCTCGGCGGGGTCGTCGCGCTGCGAGCCGTGGCTGATTGCGCCGCGGCCTTGGTCGGCGACGTTCAGTCACGCACTACGCGGCAGCACCTTGAGAACTCCACAGTGGAAACCACGGCGGCCTGGCCCTCGGTCGGCGGACGGCGCGAGAAAGGAGGTGATACGAGCTCGCCCGGCCCGCGAAACGGGCGCAAAGTCGAACGCCGTTCGCGCCTGAGGTTGCACGCTACTTCGCCGGACTCTAGCTGACCGTCAGCGAGCGCCGCGGCGACGCAACGACGCGTTTCGCAGCTGCCATCCGCTGAACGGCGTCGTGGGTCGTTGGACACACGTCGCGGATACGGCACTGTAGCTACAGTTAGGCTACAGTTGAGCCGATGGAGGAGTTGTGCTGACGCTTCCCGCTCCTGACCGCCGCCCCCTGCCAAATGCGGCGTTGTCCCTTGTCGTCACGCAAGTCAGGTTCGACGCGCGGGCTGACGCGGTGTCCGGAGAGGTCTTGGAGGCCCTTCGCGGCCGCCTGGACGAAGCGGGCCACCGGTACACCCAGATGGACCAGCTATCAGCTCGCGATCTGATCGTCGGTCCGGCCGGGCCGATCGCGGAGACATCTGCGGTGCGCAAAGGTTGGCGGCTCGCCACGCCCGACAACCGATGGCAGCTGAGTCTGCTACCTGACTCGCTCTCGGTGGAGACAGCGCAGTTCGAGACGTTCGACGAGATGCTGCCCAGGGTCACGGCTGCACTGGACGCGCTGTCTGGCGTTGATAGGCCCACGGTGGTTACGCGTGTAGGTCTGCGCTTCATAAACCAACTCGAGTCGCCGCATCCCCTCAGCGGCATTGCGGATTGGCGGCCCTGGTTGGCGCCGGCGCTGCACGGAGCACTAGCAGATGACACTCTCCGCGACGGCGTCGTGGCCGCCGAACAGCGGATGGTGCTGGCCGTCGATGATTTCGTGCGCTCCGCTGTACGGTCCGGGCCGCTGGTCCACGACGGTGAGACTGCACGCTATCTACTCGACATCGACAGTTTCGTCGAGATGTCGGAGCTGTGGCGAACCGTCGACCTTCCAGGATTGATTTCCCGCCTGAACGACGTGAGCGTGTCGGTGTTCCAGCACCTACTATCGCCGAGGATGATCAGCTACCTGCAGGGCCACGAGGGAGGCGAGTCATGAGCGTTGCCGAGTTTGTCGACGAGGTGACCGGCGTGCCCACTGACGACCTGTGGACGCCCTACTCCAGCACCGGCCTCCTAGATGCGCTCCACGGCCGGCACCCCCGGGTGCTCGTCGTGCTCGACCAAACCCTCGAGCAGACCCCGGTGACCCCGTGGCCGCTACGGGCGCGACTCATCTCGGTGCCCGAGGCGTTATCGGTCGTTCCAGGGGCAAGCGGCGCGCCACCGCACCCAGGGGTTGTGGCGACACGGGAACTTGTGTCGTGGCTTGCTCGACCCCAGGCGGAGATCCTGCAGCTAGTCGGACTCGCCGAGTCGACTGTTGCGTATTGGCGGAATACGCCAACCGCCGAGATGAAGCCGAACAAGGGCGGTCGACTTCTCCGACTACACGCCGTGGTAGGGCTTCTCGTGGAGCACTTTGGAGTCGATGCGGTCCGGCGTTGGATGCGCGAGCATTCGTATTTCGACACCCTCGCCCCGGGTGAGGAGATGGTCGCGACCATCGAACGTGATGGTTACGCACGCCTTCGGACGATGAGGCCGCCGCGTCGGGCAGTATCGGAAGCGGATTGGGACGCCGCCGAAGCCGCCTGGCACAAGGGCGAGGCCGAGGAGGCTCGCCGGGAGCTGAATGACGGCCAGATCGCCATTGCCCCCGAAGAACCGGCCGCGCGGTAAGCGACCGTCCCGCGGACCCGCTTGGCCGTGGGACGACACGCCGGCGAACGAGAAGCTCATCGCAGCCAACCTCGCGACTGCAAGGAAGGCGGCAACCGCGCTCGGCCGCGTCGGCAGGCTGCCGACAGCCGACGACGTCCGCGACTGGCACATCGCCGCCCTGTCCGGCGTCCGGGTGGCCGACTCGTCCGTGGTGGGGCGCTTTCGCGGGGAGGACCCGGGCCCCACGACAGCGGTCGCCTACGTCGGGCTCATGGCCGGCTTGGCTCCGGCCGGGGTGCCGAAGGCAATCCACCGGTTCTTCCGGCAATTAGCGTCGCGCGTCGACCAGCTCGATCCCCGGCGCGATGAGGACGGAGGGTTGAGCGACGACCTCTACGACGATGTGCTCGACCTTCTAGCCTGGGTGCATGGGCAGTGGGTTCGAATCCACCCCTTCGTGAACCTCAACGGGAGCACCGCTCGCCTTCTGACGGTCTCGGTCGCCGCGTACTTCGGCCTACCGTTGCCGCTGCCCGGGAAGCCCCGCCCCACGAAGACCTTCGGGAGCGGGCTCGGGCTGAGCATCGAGTACGGACACGCCGCTGGGCTGCAGATGGCCGGAACGGATGAACCGATGCGTCTGTACCTTGCACAACTCCTTGCATGAGATGCCCCCACCGCGCAGTCCGCCACGCCACCGGCTCCCGGGCTCCTGACCGCAGGCGGACCCGGACCGCGGCGTCGGTGTGCGCGGGCGTATGGATTGCGCCGGAGCTGAGTCACGCAATTCGGAGCTGCTGCTCCTGACTGGTGATGTGCCATCCGTTGCAGGATCCGCAGTAGTACTTCCGTCGCTCGCCTCGCCGGCTCGAGTCGCCGGTGAGTTCCGCGATAGCGCGTGCGGTCGCAGCACGATGCACTGCCTGCGTCGCGCTGAGCTGATCTGGGAACCGAACCTTGCGTGTTACGGGGCACCTGCTTACCGGCGGTACCCCGTGACGCCGTCCGTGCGTCACAACACGACAACCGCGGTCAAGGCCGCCGCGCTGACACCGGCGGCGCCGACGACCGTCCAGCGCAGCACCTCCTTCGCGACCTTCACCTGTGTGGAGTCGGACTGCTGCGGCGCCATCTGGTCGAAGAACTCCCGGACGTCCCCCGCGAATCCGCCGACGACCGGGACCGAATAGATCCCACCGGTCGGTCGGGATTGCTTGGCGATCTCGATCTCGCCGCGTTCCATGGTGACCACTTCCAATCCCTGAGCTGGCTGACTTGTTGTCAGTAGTTGGAGAATTGCACGGCCAGCACGGTTGCGCAACTACTTCAAACAAGTGAGTTGTTGTAATCTGTAGACGTGGATCCAGTCGCTCTCGCTCGAGCGCAAGCCGAGACCTATCGGGTTGCCGCCGATGCTGACGAAGCGCTCGTCGTGGGGCCCGGGTGCCCCGACAACGCACGTCTGGGTGAATACCTCAAGGCACTGCGTGTGCAGGCCGGGTTCGCCTCCCGGGCCCAGGCTGCCGATGCCCTGGGGCTGTCGAGCGAGTACTTGCGGCTCGTCGAGAAGGGTGAACGCACACCCGCCCTCGGGCAGCTGCGCAACTTCTTGACTGTCTACAGCGCGGACGGCGCCGTCGAAAAGCCGCTGGCGAACGGTGCGCGCCCGGACCTGGTGCTCTTCAATCCTGCCGACGGTAAGACCGCGGTCGTCGAGTTCAAAAGCCGCATTCGCGAGGCGCGCCGTCCGGTGGTGCTCGACACGAACGTCATCGCGGAGGGATTGGCGACGTTTGCGGAAGTGCAGAAGCGCCTACTTGAATCGATCAACCCGGACGGTGCGAGGCAGGGGCTGGCCGTGGTTGCGGCAGCGCAGAAACGCCTACTGGAATCGATCAACCATGACGGTCCCGGGCAGGGCGAAGTGGTCCCGGCAGAAGCATCGTTCCAGCGCGACGCGCTGATCGGATCGATCGTAGGGCGACTAGCCGTCGCGGACGCCACCACGCTGAAGAAGATCGCCGAGCTGCTCGACTCGGTGCAGGCTTCCGCGACAGAGTTGGAGGCCCCGGAGGCAACCCGACCCGGTCCCGCGTGAGTCGCAGGCAGTATTCGTGCGGCTAGACCGAAACTCGGCACCGACCCTCCGCGACGGCTGGCTGGCAGCCGTTGGCCCGGCGTTCCAGTCCGAGAGTGGGAGCGTTCCATGATCGGCACGCCGACGTCTTCGGACTGCGAGTGAGCGCTCGAGGTCGAAGATCAGGACGGACCGCAAATGCTGGGGTAGAGCGACTTTCTCCCATACGCCAGAGGCCCGGGGGACAGGGACCTTGCTCGGGACAACCCTCAGGTGAACCCTCGGGAAAGCCTCGTCCCCATTCCGCCGACGTCCAGTGTGGCAGACGGGACCCAGCGTGCTGTACGCACGGACGAGGCCGAAGGGACGACCTGCCGGAGTCCCGACCCGGCGAGCGTCCGGCGAACCTTGTGGGCGAGTCGGCCGTCACGCACACCTCGCCCGCGAGGGCGTCGACGCCCTCGCAGCGGGATTCGCCGGGTAGATCGTCAGCAAGAGCGGGGCCGCGTGCGACCCGATCGAGACGGCGACTATCGAACGCTGTGCTGGTGGAACTGCCCGAAGCGGTGCTCGTCGTGGTGCCAGCCGTGCACGGGTAGCACCAGCACCACGGCCAACGCCGAAGCCAGAAGCGCGGCGGTGAGCATTGCGGCCCGACCCCGTCGACCCGGTACGCCGCCCCTGGATGCCACGCGCTGGGTGCGGCCGCTCATGAGGAAGACGGCCGGAACGAACCGCGCGAGCAGGTGCAGTCCGGTGCAGACCGCGAACAAGACGAAGAACGCCTGGTGAATCGTGATCGGGCTGACCTGCTGGCCGAGCAGCGCGAACAGGGACTGCTGGCTCTGTTCCTCGCCGATCGCTATCAGTGCGATACCTGACCCCAGCACTCCGAGCGTCGTGAAGACCACGAGCGGTCCGAGGAGGCGCAGCAGGGTCGGCGGCGGCCCGGCGCGCACGTACGCCGCCTGGCCGGTGTAGTACCGCACGATCCGCCATCCCGTGCTGGCGGACTTCATCAGGGTCAGAGCGACCATGACGATGCCGATGCCGACGTGCCAACCGATCAACCCGGTGACGTCGAGCAGGGTGACCAGTTCGGCGATGATGACGGCGAGCAGCAGGACTCCCGTCCAGGCGGTCAGCCGGGCGTTGCCGGCCGGCCCGCCGCTGCGCGGCAGGACGGGATCGTGGCGGCCGCCGCGGCCGATGGCCTCGGCCACGACGCCGTCGAGCAGGGCGTAACCAGAGGGGCCGGATGTCACGACCGCAGTGTGCCCGCGCGAGCTGAGAATCCGGTTGCTGACGGCGTCCGGCGACCGCGGGCCGACGCTCGAACCGGGTGCTCGTCCATGGGCCGGGTGATCCAGGTCGCCGAATCGTCGCTGGTACTCGGCTTGAGGATTCGCATTGGCCCGGGCTGGGATGATTCCCGCATGCTGATTTCGACGGGGGCGGCGCTCGGCATGGCAGTAACCGCGTTGGGGATGGTACTGACGCCGGGACCGAACATGATGTACCTGGTGTCGCGCAGCATCAGCCAGGGCCGGACGGCCGGCCTGATCTCACTGATCGGCACCGGAGTCGGCTTCATCGTGTACATGACGATGGCCAACGTGGGGCTGGCGGTGGTGTTCGTCGCGGTGCCGTGGTTGTTCATCGGGTTCAAGGCCGCCGGCGCCGCCTACCTGGGTTACCTGGCATGGCAGGCATTGAAGCCCGGCGGCCGGGGCCTGTTCGAGACCCGCGAGCTCGGACGGGACTCGTCGGCGAAGCTGTTCCAGATGGGCCTGATCACCAATCTGCTGAACCCCAAAGCCGCGATCATGTATCTGGCGCTGATCCCGCAGTTCATCGACCCGCGCCGGGGTCACACGGTCGAGCAGGGCTTCAGCCTCGGCGCGGAGCAGATCGCCGTCAGCATGACCGTGAACGCCTTGATCGTGATCGCTGCCGGTGCGATCGCCGGGTTCATCCGGCACCGCCCGAGCTGGGCGAGCTGGCAACGCAGGATCACGGGCACGCTGCTCGGCGGGGTCGCGCTGCTGCTCGCGCGCGAGGTGCCTGCCCGAGCGCGCGTCTAGCGGCGGAATCACCAACAGACTCGAACCAAGGCGGCCGCTGTGCGGATACCGAAGCGGAGGCCGCATCGACGGGAGGTCCCGTCAGCCGCGGGCCCTGGTGAGGCCCAGATAGACCGGCCGGTAGGACGAGAGCCGATGCGCCTTGCCGTCCACCCAGTTCGAGCACACGGTGACCAATAGCCCGCCGCCGGAAACCCTGGCCTCCGGATGCGCGCTCGCCATGTACCGGACCTGGCCGGACGCAGGCGCGGGCACCGCGCCGATCACCTCGCGCGTGTACGGACCGCGCGGCGCCGGAGCATCCAGCCGCACGATCGCCCGGCCGCTCTTGGTCACGTAGTGCCAGCCGTCCGGATCGGCGTACGCACTGCCCCCGGCCGGTCCGATCGCGTCAGCGACCGGACGGCGGCCCAGCGACCACTCGCCGCGTGCCGCGCCGGCCGCCGTCGCGGTCGCCACGTACAGCGCGCGCCGCAGCCCGGTGCCGGAGATGCCGTACATCACGATCGTCGAGCCGCGCCGCGCGAACCCGGTGCCCCACACGATGTTGTCCTTGAGCGCCGGCCATTTCGCCAGCCAGTGCGAGAACCGCAGGTCGCCGTCGGGCTCGAGCGTCACGATCGCGCCGCGCAACCCGACCTGTCGAAAGCACAGCCCGCACGCGCCGGTGAGCTTCTGCTGCCCGGTCGCGACGAGCAGATGAGTGTTGTCCAGCGCAATCGCGCCGGACGGCCAGGAGATCCGCGCCGGGTTGTCGTTGGGCAGTAACTGCGCGCCGCGCGCGGACACGTGGAAGCACCCCGCGTCCTGTACCACGGCGCTGGAATGGACCAGGCCGGAAAGGTGCGCGGGGTCAGGGCCGGTGAGGGTGTCCCCGTACAGCCAGACGATGCGTCCATCGGGCATCGGCACCGAGACGGACAGGTCGGCAGCGCCCCATTGCTGGCTCGGCAGAGCGCCGAGGGCGGCGGCGAACGCCGCGGGAGTATCGGGAGCGGGCTTGGCGCATCGGGCGATTGCGGGAGCGGAGCGTGCGCTGGTCGCCGCGGCACCCGCCGGCCCCGAGGTCCTGGAGGCGGGCGCCGTCGGAGCAGTCGGCGACGGCTGAGCGGACGAGCACGCGGTGGTGAGGATCGCGAGCAGGACGCACCCGGCGAGAAGCCGCAGCATGCCTCGGGCGGTGAACGGTGTCCGGCCGCGGGGTCGGCGGCACGTCACCCCGCACGCGTACCGACCTGGACGAGCACGTGACGTGCTCATCAGCGAGCGTGACCGACTTCTCGGTCAGCCGACATCCGGAGCGGTCGGCACCCCGGTTCTGCCCCCGCGGCGGTCGAGGGCGGCGGCGCGGACCGGCATGCGCGGCGGCGGAATCGCGCGCCGGCGTGCTCTGATCCTCACGCCTTCATGATCGGCACGCCGGACGGCGTCCTTAGTCCGCGGCCGTGCTCCGGTCCGGCCGGCGGGGGAGAGTCAGCGCGCGGGTCAGCCCTGCTTGTTGCCCAGCGCGACCAGCACGCCGGCCAGTGCGAAGTACTTGTTGCTGCCGAGATCGGCGATCGTCTTGATGCCGAGCGCCTCGCGCAGCTGTTCGTCGTGCTTCTCGGTCAGGCCGGCGAGCGCGGACGGCGGTGCGGCGAGGATCTCGTCCAGCGACTTGTTCTCGTACGCCTTGTCCAGGCCCTTTTCGAGGTTGACGGAGATTGCCATGGTCCGGTCCTTCCCTCGTCCGGCCGCTGCTGCGGCACGGTCCTGCGCGCCAGCCTTGCCCATCACCGGCGGCCGGGCAAGAGCGGTGCGATCGCCGGCCACGCGACGGTGAGTTCACCGTGCCGCGCGCGGTCGGTCCGCACCGGCCAGCGGTCCTGCAACCCGGTGCAGGCGGCGATCCAGCGCTGTCGCCTGCCGAACGGGGCGAGCGCTGCCGCCGCGTCCCACGCCGCGTCCAGGTCGCTCAGGAAGGCGTGGATCGGCTGCCCCGGAACGTTGCGGTGGATCAGCAGCTTCGGCAACCGCTCGGCCAGATCACCCGGGCGCACAAGGGATTCGACGCGGCAGGCGAGCGTGAGGCTCACCGGCCCGGACGCGTCGAGCAACACCCAGCCGGCCAGCCGGCCGAGCTCGTCGCTGGTGCCTTCGACGATCAGGCCGCCCGGGGCGAGCCCGGCCCGCATCCGCGTCCACGCCTCGGCGGCCGCGTCCTCGTCGTACTGGCGCAGCACGTTCGCGGCCCGTACCAGGTCGGGGCGGTGCGCGGCGAACTCGAAGCCGCCGCGGGCGAAGGTCAGCCGCGGTGGCGCGGCGGCGGGCAG
This genomic stretch from Jatrophihabitans cynanchi harbors:
- a CDS encoding TIGR04255 family protein — protein: MLTLPAPDRRPLPNAALSLVVTQVRFDARADAVSGEVLEALRGRLDEAGHRYTQMDQLSARDLIVGPAGPIAETSAVRKGWRLATPDNRWQLSLLPDSLSVETAQFETFDEMLPRVTAALDALSGVDRPTVVTRVGLRFINQLESPHPLSGIADWRPWLAPALHGALADDTLRDGVVAAEQRMVLAVDDFVRSAVRSGPLVHDGETARYLLDIDSFVEMSELWRTVDLPGLISRLNDVSVSVFQHLLSPRMISYLQGHEGGES
- a CDS encoding Fic family protein, with the protein product MTARSPLPPKNRPRGKRPSRGPAWPWDDTPANEKLIAANLATARKAATALGRVGRLPTADDVRDWHIAALSGVRVADSSVVGRFRGEDPGPTTAVAYVGLMAGLAPAGVPKAIHRFFRQLASRVDQLDPRRDEDGGLSDDLYDDVLDLLAWVHGQWVRIHPFVNLNGSTARLLTVSVAAYFGLPLPLPGKPRPTKTFGSGLGLSIEYGHAAGLQMAGTDEPMRLYLAQLLA
- a CDS encoding helix-turn-helix domain-containing protein produces the protein MDPVALARAQAETYRVAADADEALVVGPGCPDNARLGEYLKALRVQAGFASRAQAADALGLSSEYLRLVEKGERTPALGQLRNFLTVYSADGAVEKPLANGARPDLVLFNPADGKTAVVEFKSRIREARRPVVLDTNVIAEGLATFAEVQKRLLESINPDGARQGLAVVAAAQKRLLESINHDGPGQGEVVPAEASFQRDALIGSIVGRLAVADATTLKKIAELLDSVQASATELEAPEATRPGPA
- a CDS encoding LysE family translocator, whose product is MLISTGAALGMAVTALGMVLTPGPNMMYLVSRSISQGRTAGLISLIGTGVGFIVYMTMANVGLAVVFVAVPWLFIGFKAAGAAYLGYLAWQALKPGGRGLFETRELGRDSSAKLFQMGLITNLLNPKAAIMYLALIPQFIDPRRGHTVEQGFSLGAEQIAVSMTVNALIVIAAGAIAGFIRHRPSWASWQRRITGTLLGGVALLLAREVPARARV
- a CDS encoding class I SAM-dependent methyltransferase produces the protein MAAGRARVLGLPTRGTTNPNRLRRMDNWITATLGGALRAVEAPLVVDLGFGASPITSIELAARLQRVCPDVRVLGLELDPMRVATALPAAAPPRLTFARGGFEFAAHRPDLVRAANVLRQYDEDAAAEAWTRMRAGLAPGGLIVEGTSDELGRLAGWVLLDASGPVSLTLACRVESLVRPGDLAERLPKLLIHRNVPGQPIHAFLSDLDAAWDAAAALAPFGRRQRWIAACTGLQDRWPVRTDRARHGELTVAWPAIAPLLPGRR